The Bos javanicus breed banteng chromosome 18, ARS-OSU_banteng_1.0, whole genome shotgun sequence genome has a segment encoding these proteins:
- the NDUFA3 gene encoding NADH dehydrogenase [ubiquinone] 1 alpha subcomplex subunit 3 isoform X1 — MHSALAGLQQDWKLLLRNDVLRKANLGRCAEDRLAFKPTAPPPFLQPSAPTAVLQYCARADSAGGGLRVGTTTPRVLRAATASDSRSAPLRKRGLRLRGPCPGTTTPRVPRALATAETKMAERVAAFLKNVWAKEPVLVASFAIAGLAVILPTLSPYTKYSLMINRATPYNYPVPLRDDGNMPDVPSHPQDPQGPSLEWLKRL; from the exons ATGCACTCCGCTTTAGCTGGGCTGCAGCAGGACTGGAAGTTACTCCTCCGGAACGACGTTCTGAGAAAAGCGAACCTTGGCAGGTGCGCCGAAGACAGGCTTGCGTTTAAACCCACAGCGCCGCCTCCTTTTCTACAGCCTTCAGCACCGACCGCTGTTCTGCAATACTGCGCACGCGCTGACTCAGCCGGTGGAGGCTTGCGGGTCGGGACTACAACTCCCAGAGTGCTCCGCGCCGCCACCGCCTCGGATAGCCGTTCGGCGCCACTGCGCAAGCGCGGACTCAGGCTGCGGGGCCCGTGCCCAGGGACCACAACTCCCAGAGTGCCCCGCGCCCTCGCCACCGCCGAGACCAAGATGGCTGAGA GAGTCGCAGCCTTCCTCAAGAATGTCTGGGCCAAGGAACCGGTGCTAGTGGCATCCTTCGCCATTGCGGGCCTCG CTGTAATCCTGCCCACACTCAGCCCCTACACCAAGTACTCGCTCATGATCAACCGGGCCACACCCTACAACTACCCAG TGCCCCTCCGAGACGACGGGAACATGCCTGACGTGCCCAGCCACCCCCAGGACCCCCAGGGCCCAAGCCTGGAGTGGCTGAAGAGACTGTGA
- the NDUFA3 gene encoding NADH dehydrogenase [ubiquinone] 1 alpha subcomplex subunit 3 isoform X2, with the protein MHSALAGLQQDWKLLLRNDVLRKANLGRCAEDRLAFKPTAPPPFLQPSAPTAVLQYCARADSAGGGLRVGTTTPRVLRAATASDSRSAPLRKRGLRLRGPCPGTTTPRVPRALATAETKMAERVAAFLKNVWAKEPVLVASFAIAGLAVILPTLSPYTKYSLMINRATPYNYPADRPALLWGPW; encoded by the exons ATGCACTCCGCTTTAGCTGGGCTGCAGCAGGACTGGAAGTTACTCCTCCGGAACGACGTTCTGAGAAAAGCGAACCTTGGCAGGTGCGCCGAAGACAGGCTTGCGTTTAAACCCACAGCGCCGCCTCCTTTTCTACAGCCTTCAGCACCGACCGCTGTTCTGCAATACTGCGCACGCGCTGACTCAGCCGGTGGAGGCTTGCGGGTCGGGACTACAACTCCCAGAGTGCTCCGCGCCGCCACCGCCTCGGATAGCCGTTCGGCGCCACTGCGCAAGCGCGGACTCAGGCTGCGGGGCCCGTGCCCAGGGACCACAACTCCCAGAGTGCCCCGCGCCCTCGCCACCGCCGAGACCAAGATGGCTGAGA GAGTCGCAGCCTTCCTCAAGAATGTCTGGGCCAAGGAACCGGTGCTAGTGGCATCCTTCGCCATTGCGGGCCTCG CTGTAATCCTGCCCACACTCAGCCCCTACACCAAGTACTCGCTCATGATCAACCGGGCCACACCCTACAACTACCCAG CTGACAGGCCAGCCCTTCTCTGGGGGCCCTGGTGA